The Victivallis sp. Marseille-Q1083 genome has a window encoding:
- a CDS encoding TatD family hydrolase, producing the protein MIRYFNWHTHQLNLQSEVFALVSRELGEWGATRPFARNCYTLQLHPWFLPERFRLLDDAFQQAAGQAAAVGEIGLDRLRGPELPVQQQYFLAAAAVAEQVRKPVILHNVRTLAEIQAAARQLRPTVPWILHRFAGSAAQFEQLLEQGFYFSLGESALRQPDLLDCLAASAEARCRIGLETDDSAVEIGMLYGSFADALRLEPEQLEQELKRNFQAVFKEADGDGTGEI; encoded by the coding sequence ATGATCCGTTATTTCAACTGGCATACTCATCAATTGAACCTTCAATCCGAGGTTTTTGCCCTGGTGTCCAGGGAGTTGGGGGAATGGGGCGCGACCCGGCCGTTCGCCCGGAATTGCTATACCTTGCAATTGCACCCGTGGTTTCTGCCGGAACGGTTCCGGTTGCTCGATGACGCGTTCCAGCAGGCCGCCGGGCAGGCGGCGGCGGTCGGCGAAATCGGCCTGGACCGGCTGCGCGGCCCGGAATTGCCGGTGCAGCAACAGTATTTCCTGGCGGCGGCGGCTGTGGCGGAACAGGTGCGGAAGCCGGTCATCCTTCACAACGTCCGGACGCTGGCGGAAATTCAGGCGGCCGCCAGACAATTGCGGCCGACGGTGCCGTGGATTCTGCACCGTTTTGCCGGCAGCGCGGCGCAGTTCGAACAATTGCTGGAGCAGGGGTTCTATTTTTCGCTGGGGGAATCGGCGTTGCGGCAGCCGGACTTGCTGGATTGCCTGGCCGCGTCCGCCGAAGCCCGGTGCCGGATCGGGCTGGAAACCGATGATTCCGCCGTGGAGATCGGAATGCTGTACGGCAGCTTTGCCGACGCGCTCCGGTTGGAGCCGGAACAGTTGGAGCAGGAGTTGAAACGGAACTTTCAGGCCGTTTTCAAGGAGGCGGACGGTGACGGAACAGGAGAAATTTGA
- a CDS encoding ThiF family adenylyltransferase — protein sequence MTEQEKFEQRTALAVGAANMAKLRNAHVLILGLGGVGAYAAEMVVRSGVGAVTIVDGDVVEPSNRNRQLPALVSTEGRPKAAVMAERLLDINPQLKIHPVAQFIRDEATEELLSTPFDYAVDAIDSLSPKVHFLLCCREKGIPFISSMGSGGRLNPEGIVVADISETYNCKLARAVRRRLAHYGVRSGIPVGFSPELVAESAIDSFVDAAGIRHSVIGTVSYLPAMFGCMCAAAVVRGLLRPA from the coding sequence GTGACGGAACAGGAGAAATTTGAGCAGCGGACCGCATTGGCGGTCGGCGCGGCCAACATGGCGAAGTTGCGGAATGCGCACGTGTTGATTCTCGGGCTGGGCGGGGTCGGCGCCTATGCGGCGGAAATGGTGGTGAGAAGCGGGGTCGGCGCGGTGACCATCGTCGACGGCGATGTCGTCGAGCCGAGCAACCGCAACCGGCAGTTGCCGGCGCTGGTCAGCACCGAGGGCCGGCCCAAGGCGGCCGTGATGGCCGAACGGCTGCTGGACATCAATCCGCAGTTGAAAATTCATCCGGTGGCGCAATTCATCCGTGACGAAGCGACCGAAGAACTGCTGTCGACCCCGTTTGATTATGCGGTCGATGCGATCGACAGCCTGTCGCCGAAAGTGCATTTCCTGCTGTGCTGCCGGGAGAAGGGAATTCCGTTCATCAGTTCCATGGGGTCCGGCGGCCGGCTGAACCCGGAAGGGATTGTCGTGGCGGATATCTCCGAAACTTACAATTGCAAACTGGCCCGCGCCGTACGCCGGCGGTTGGCGCATTACGGCGTCAGAAGCGGCATTCCGGTGGGTTTTTCGCCGGAGCTGGTGGCGGAGAGCGCGATCGATAGTTTTGTCGACGCCGCCGGCATCCGGCATTCGGTGATCGGTACCGTTTCCTACCTGCCGGCCATGTTCGGCTGCATGTGCGCAGCAGCGGTGGTGCGCGGGCTGTTGCGGCCGGCGTAG
- a CDS encoding cation:dicarboxylase symporter family transporter gives MKKLSLSSLILLAVVFGLAAGLFFGEWCRHLEIVGRAFIAIMQISVLPYIFVSLIQSFGSLDPQQAKLLAKRGIVMILLMWGVVFALMALMPLTFPQWQSGSFFSPSILSSGEPVDYIQLFIPANPFNSLANNTVPAVTIFSILCGVVLMGIRRKQNLLNLLEISSEVLSRLTLMLVKLSPIGIFALVAKAAGTMRLEDIGRVEVYLAAYLLMGALLFFLILPLVLTMFTPFRYREIMSVGREAMLTVLLTGNLFIVLPLLVENIEKLFKRHSILTDEGEAMARIIVPITFILPCAGQLMDLVFILFAGWFSNESFGLAGYLELFGAGLLTSFGSAKVAIPFLLGMFHLPSDLFEIFLFSSVITDNVKFTVEAAAVLVFSALFVAWMTGRVRWNWRRLWSRLAVIVIVIGVSLFVLYLGMNRLLPEPKDQRLVLNAMKIEPSVPFEVFNRLPAAPPLAAGSQLDQIRRSGVLRVGYNRDGIPFTFFNDRGELVGFDVAMAHKLAADLGCRRIEFYPVEYDELETVLNDNLVDIAMCEISISAERLGKVGFTDHYLELSMALLVPDYLKTLLRQDPSRLEDPRFAIAALEGADYERLEQLSFRGKAVELAGYDAFFSGEAKADALLIAAENGSALTIMHPEYDLFIPARQYKDLVAYAVPLDDQRFIEYLNFWLALKRSNGEIDEEYDYWIRGVDVEKLPPRWSVLQNVILPKIAAGD, from the coding sequence GTGAAAAAACTGTCATTGAGTTCACTGATTTTGCTGGCGGTGGTATTCGGCCTGGCGGCCGGATTGTTCTTCGGGGAATGGTGCCGGCACCTGGAAATCGTCGGCCGGGCGTTCATCGCGATCATGCAGATCAGCGTGCTGCCGTATATTTTCGTTTCGTTGATCCAGAGTTTCGGCAGCCTCGATCCGCAGCAGGCCAAACTGCTGGCCAAGCGCGGTATCGTCATGATTCTGCTGATGTGGGGCGTGGTGTTTGCATTGATGGCGCTGATGCCGCTGACCTTTCCGCAGTGGCAGTCGGGTTCTTTCTTCAGTCCGAGTATTTTGAGCAGCGGCGAGCCGGTCGATTACATTCAGCTGTTCATTCCGGCCAATCCGTTCAATTCGCTGGCCAACAATACGGTGCCGGCGGTGACGATTTTCAGCATTTTGTGCGGCGTGGTCCTGATGGGAATCAGGCGTAAACAGAATCTGCTCAATTTGTTGGAGATTTCCTCGGAGGTGCTCTCCCGCCTGACGCTGATGCTGGTCAAACTTTCACCGATCGGCATTTTCGCGCTGGTGGCCAAGGCGGCCGGCACGATGCGGCTCGAAGACATCGGCCGGGTCGAAGTCTACCTGGCCGCTTATCTGCTGATGGGGGCGCTGCTGTTCTTTCTGATCCTGCCGCTGGTGCTGACGATGTTCACGCCGTTCCGCTACCGGGAGATCATGAGCGTTGGCCGGGAGGCGATGCTGACGGTGCTGCTGACCGGCAATCTGTTCATCGTGCTGCCGCTGCTGGTCGAAAATATTGAAAAGCTGTTCAAGCGCCACTCGATCCTGACCGACGAAGGGGAGGCGATGGCCCGGATCATCGTGCCGATCACCTTCATCCTGCCCTGTGCGGGGCAATTGATGGATCTGGTGTTCATTCTGTTTGCCGGCTGGTTCTCCAACGAATCTTTCGGACTGGCCGGTTATCTGGAGTTGTTCGGCGCCGGTTTGCTGACTTCGTTCGGCAGCGCCAAGGTGGCGATTCCGTTCCTGCTGGGGATGTTTCATCTGCCGTCCGACTTGTTTGAAATTTTCCTGTTTTCCAGCGTGATCACCGACAACGTCAAATTTACGGTGGAAGCCGCCGCCGTGCTGGTGTTCTCCGCTTTGTTCGTCGCCTGGATGACCGGCCGGGTGCGCTGGAATTGGCGGCGGCTGTGGAGCCGGCTGGCGGTCATCGTCATCGTCATCGGCGTTTCGCTGTTCGTGCTTTATCTGGGCATGAACCGGCTGCTGCCGGAGCCGAAGGATCAGCGGCTGGTGTTGAATGCGATGAAAATCGAACCGTCGGTGCCGTTCGAAGTTTTCAATCGCCTGCCGGCGGCGCCGCCGCTGGCCGCGGGCAGCCAGCTGGACCAGATTCGCCGGAGCGGCGTGTTGCGGGTCGGCTACAACCGCGACGGCATTCCGTTTACGTTCTTCAACGACCGGGGCGAGCTGGTCGGTTTCGACGTGGCGATGGCCCATAAACTGGCGGCGGACCTCGGCTGTCGCCGGATCGAATTCTACCCGGTGGAATATGACGAGCTGGAAACGGTGCTGAACGACAATCTGGTGGACATTGCGATGTGTGAAATCTCAATCAGTGCGGAACGGTTGGGGAAGGTCGGTTTCACCGATCATTATCTGGAGTTGTCGATGGCATTGCTGGTGCCCGATTATCTCAAGACGTTATTGCGGCAGGACCCGTCGCGGCTCGAAGATCCGCGTTTCGCCATCGCTGCTCTGGAAGGCGCCGATTATGAGCGGCTGGAGCAGTTGTCTTTCCGCGGCAAGGCGGTCGAACTGGCCGGCTACGATGCGTTTTTTTCCGGCGAAGCCAAAGCCGACGCCCTGTTGATCGCGGCGGAAAACGGTTCGGCGTTGACGATTATGCATCCGGAGTACGATCTGTTCATTCCGGCCCGGCAATACAAAGACCTGGTCGCTTATGCGGTACCGCTCGACGACCAGCGCTTTATCGAATATTTGAACTTCTGGCTGGCGTTGAAGCGCAGCAACGGTGAGATCGACGAGGAATACGACTATTGGATCCGGGGCGTCGACGTCGAAAAGCTGCCGCCGCGCTGGTCGGTGCTTCAGAATGTGATTTTACCGAAAATTGCCGCCGGCGATTGA
- a CDS encoding DUF6259 domain-containing protein, whose product MTLHYQQITLGWSLELTGPDGGSRQLDAAQLAVVEETAERVVWRRADGLTVEIGREPDGSELLLSFRYHRLPPEYQVTAIHFPVATLADDRDFDLTLPVTCGMLVHQVRRHIFSQAAPGNTITSRYNSMQFISLLFEDTGYFFSTCDTRGYLKEWQIDETTSGAIRCQSIFPMPRGRHRDSFSLPYRGRIARFDGGWVAAARLYRNWALQQFWAVNQPSPGPLRDVAAWVWNRGKIAEVIPPVERLADDLQLPVALDWYWWHQSEYDTAYPDYFPPREGEAAFTQAIDRLNARGILTQVYTNGSLWDARAASWPEGGEASAALQPDGSLFSCDFNRYNPHPLTFMCGMGLEFRRKIVETADRLRHWRLPMLYLDVITCNHDYLCCNPHHAHEPGGGNYQVQGFRELFREIRRSNPGLLLCSEECSEDFLDLVEANIVVYSSQERALRLPEYQEAIPLFMAVYHGRHAFFGNYALMDGIPPYDDRWPDAGRFRSEKAWHRLCPEQFALEVARNVVWGMQPTVATLRQENLNRPEFAADYTFFKDAAAFYHRHRQFLFDGQLGIPGAFFCPRQELHFLQRGLYTKEGEENLSSGFRPVVLHAVWESPDGRRMLILANYTYQAADWEYIESTTRRQGRLEARSLAAVPLPAE is encoded by the coding sequence ATGACACTCCATTATCAGCAGATTACTCTTGGCTGGTCGCTGGAATTAACCGGGCCGGACGGCGGCAGCCGGCAGCTTGACGCCGCCCAACTGGCGGTCGTCGAGGAAACGGCGGAACGGGTTGTCTGGCGCCGGGCTGACGGGTTGACGGTCGAAATCGGCCGGGAACCGGACGGCAGCGAACTGCTGCTCTCCTTCCGCTACCATCGCTTGCCGCCGGAATACCAAGTGACGGCAATCCATTTTCCGGTCGCCACGCTGGCGGATGACCGGGATTTCGACCTGACGCTGCCGGTCACCTGCGGCATGCTGGTCCATCAGGTCCGGCGGCACATCTTTTCCCAGGCCGCTCCCGGCAATACCATCACCTCCCGCTACAACTCCATGCAGTTCATTTCCCTGCTCTTCGAGGACACCGGCTATTTTTTCAGCACCTGCGACACCCGGGGCTACTTGAAAGAGTGGCAAATCGACGAAACGACATCCGGCGCGATCCGCTGCCAAAGTATTTTCCCGATGCCGCGCGGCCGGCACCGCGACTCCTTCTCGCTGCCCTATCGCGGCCGGATCGCCCGCTTCGACGGCGGCTGGGTCGCCGCGGCCCGGCTCTACCGCAACTGGGCGCTACAGCAATTCTGGGCCGTCAACCAACCGTCGCCCGGACCGCTGCGCGACGTCGCCGCCTGGGTATGGAACCGCGGCAAAATCGCCGAAGTCATTCCGCCGGTGGAACGGCTGGCCGACGACCTGCAACTGCCGGTGGCACTCGACTGGTACTGGTGGCATCAATCGGAATACGACACCGCTTATCCGGATTATTTTCCGCCGCGCGAAGGCGAAGCGGCTTTCACTCAGGCGATCGACCGGCTCAACGCCCGGGGTATTTTAACCCAGGTCTACACCAACGGTTCGCTGTGGGACGCCCGGGCCGCTTCCTGGCCGGAGGGCGGCGAAGCCTCGGCGGCGCTGCAGCCGGACGGCAGCTTGTTCAGTTGCGATTTCAACCGCTACAACCCGCATCCGTTGACTTTCATGTGCGGCATGGGGCTGGAATTCCGGCGGAAAATTGTCGAAACAGCCGACCGGCTCCGCCACTGGCGGCTGCCGATGCTCTATCTCGACGTCATCACCTGCAACCACGATTACCTCTGCTGCAACCCGCATCACGCCCACGAACCCGGCGGCGGTAATTACCAGGTGCAGGGCTTCCGCGAACTGTTCCGGGAAATTCGCCGGAGCAATCCGGGTCTGCTGCTCTGCTCGGAAGAGTGCAGCGAGGATTTTCTCGATCTGGTAGAAGCCAATATCGTCGTCTATTCTTCCCAGGAACGGGCCCTGCGGCTGCCGGAATACCAGGAAGCCATTCCGCTTTTCATGGCCGTCTACCACGGCCGTCATGCATTTTTCGGCAATTATGCGCTGATGGACGGTATTCCGCCCTATGACGACCGCTGGCCGGACGCCGGCCGGTTCCGCAGCGAAAAGGCCTGGCACCGGCTCTGCCCGGAACAGTTCGCGCTGGAAGTGGCCCGCAACGTCGTCTGGGGCATGCAGCCGACCGTCGCCACTCTGCGGCAGGAAAACCTCAACCGCCCGGAATTCGCCGCCGACTACACCTTCTTCAAGGACGCCGCCGCCTTCTACCACCGTCATCGCCAGTTCCTCTTCGACGGCCAGCTCGGCATACCGGGCGCATTTTTCTGTCCCCGGCAAGAACTCCACTTTCTGCAGCGCGGGCTCTATACCAAGGAAGGCGAAGAAAACCTCTCTTCCGGTTTCCGGCCGGTCGTACTGCATGCCGTCTGGGAGTCGCCGGATGGACGGCGGATGCTGATCCTGGCCAACTACACATACCAGGCAGCAGACTGGGAATACATCGAATCAACCACCCGGCGGCAGGGCCGCCTGGAAGCGCGGAGCCTGGCCGCGGTCCCGCTGCCGGCGGAATGA
- a CDS encoding IclR family transcriptional regulator has protein sequence MIKVLDKALAMLEMAVVASPEPVAISEFEKALGINKATCTRIAKELTAADYLEQVSRKDGYRAGIRALAFGGAVRYETELLRTAAPLLRECAAAWQASVMLCALRHGQRYILWHENPNPDLKIRIPALALRDLRGTAAGLMLLAFAGDAERRAVLQAPFSEGEEILKRALYPDDSLEEFLDGVKRRRELCFESPFGWGVCSSPVFRDGSCVAAVSLGMTAAAFEAVDRSRLQEQVGRIAREISCRISSHVSIG, from the coding sequence ATGATAAAAGTTCTTGACAAGGCCCTGGCGATGTTGGAAATGGCGGTGGTCGCCTCGCCGGAACCGGTGGCGATCAGTGAGTTTGAAAAAGCGCTCGGCATCAACAAAGCGACCTGCACCCGTATCGCCAAGGAGCTGACCGCCGCGGATTATCTGGAGCAGGTTTCCCGCAAGGACGGCTACCGGGCCGGCATCCGGGCGCTGGCTTTCGGCGGCGCGGTTCGCTATGAGACGGAATTGTTGCGGACGGCCGCGCCGTTGCTGCGCGAGTGTGCGGCCGCCTGGCAGGCTTCGGTGATGCTGTGCGCGCTGCGGCATGGGCAGCGTTATATTCTGTGGCATGAAAATCCCAATCCGGATTTGAAGATCAGAATTCCGGCGTTGGCGCTACGGGATTTGCGGGGGACTGCCGCCGGTTTGATGCTGCTGGCTTTCGCCGGAGACGCGGAGCGGCGCGCGGTGCTGCAGGCGCCGTTCAGCGAAGGGGAAGAAATTTTGAAGCGGGCGCTGTATCCGGATGATTCCCTGGAGGAGTTCTTGGATGGGGTGAAACGACGGCGGGAGTTGTGTTTCGAGTCGCCGTTCGGCTGGGGAGTTTGCAGCAGCCCGGTTTTTCGTGATGGCAGTTGCGTCGCCGCCGTCAGTCTCGGCATGACCGCTGCGGCTTTCGAAGCGGTTGACCGGAGCAGGCTGCAGGAACAGGTCGGCCGGATTGCCCGGGAAATCTCCTGCCGGATCAGCAGCCACGTTTCGATCGGCTGA